The following proteins are co-located in the Desulfonatronum thiodismutans genome:
- a CDS encoding DUF2442 domain-containing protein, with amino-acid sequence MSKKHFQLTNVVAKPEQQLRLTYADGRSFDVDLSEWIATSRGLARLQDRELFSQARLGFGGWSIEWIEDELDLGADNLRNLAVEQAGGIGHERIWNWLHETGLTLDQAAEALGISRRMLIYYRDGEKPIPRAVWLACLGWKAVRPKGRDLPKNIPSPSEYTALHI; translated from the coding sequence ATGAGCAAAAAGCATTTTCAATTGACGAACGTAGTAGCCAAGCCTGAACAGCAGCTTCGTCTGACCTATGCGGATGGACGATCCTTTGATGTCGATCTGTCCGAATGGATCGCGACCTCTCGCGGCCTGGCCAGATTACAGGACCGGGAGCTGTTTTCCCAAGCCAGGCTGGGATTTGGGGGATGGTCCATTGAGTGGATCGAGGACGAATTGGATCTTGGAGCCGACAACCTCCGAAACCTGGCCGTGGAACAGGCTGGCGGCATCGGCCATGAACGGATATGGAACTGGTTGCATGAAACCGGGTTGACCTTGGACCAAGCCGCTGAAGCCTTGGGAATCTCACGACGGATGCTGATCTACTATCGCGACGGTGAAAAGCCGATCCCCAGGGCTGTCTGGCTGGCCTGCCTGGGCTGGAAAGCGGTTCGCCCCAAAGGCCGGGACCTGCCCAAAAACATCCCCTCTCCCAGCGAATACACGGCCCTCCATATTTAG
- a CDS encoding DUF4160 domain-containing protein: MPVIKRFPQYRLVINERDHNPPHFHVRMNDGREVSVKIDGMEIIHGRVAAREIADALKWARENRLFLMEKFEELQQ; encoded by the coding sequence ATGCCGGTCATCAAACGCTTTCCTCAATATCGCCTCGTGATCAACGAGCGAGACCACAACCCGCCTCATTTCCACGTCCGGATGAACGACGGCCGCGAAGTCTCGGTGAAAATTGACGGAATGGAAATTATCCATGGGCGTGTCGCTGCGCGGGAGATCGCCGACGCCTTGAAATGGGCCAGGGAAAACCGCCTTTTTTTGATGGAGAAATTCGAGGAATTGCAGCAATGA
- the ndk gene encoding nucleoside-diphosphate kinase, giving the protein MSERTLCMIKPDGVERNLIGNVLTRIESAGLRIVALRKLRLTTAQAEGFYAVHKERPFFQSLVSYMTSGPIVAAVLEGDNAIARWRDLMGATNPANAAEGTIRKDLALDVERNTVHGSDAPETAGQEIPYFFNAMEQQG; this is encoded by the coding sequence ATGTCTGAACGTACCCTTTGCATGATCAAGCCGGATGGCGTGGAGCGGAATTTGATTGGAAATGTGTTGACCCGGATCGAGTCCGCGGGATTGCGGATCGTGGCTCTGCGCAAGCTGCGGCTGACCACGGCTCAGGCCGAGGGCTTCTACGCGGTGCACAAGGAGCGTCCGTTTTTTCAGAGCCTGGTGAGTTACATGACCTCCGGACCCATCGTGGCCGCGGTTTTGGAAGGCGACAACGCCATTGCCCGCTGGCGGGACCTGATGGGTGCCACCAATCCGGCCAACGCAGCCGAAGGCACCATTCGCAAGGATTTGGCCCTGGACGTGGAGCGGAACACGGTGCACGGCTCCGACGCCCCGGAGACCGCGGGTCAGGAAATTCCCTATTTCTTCAATGCCATGGAGCAGCAGGGATGA
- the panB gene encoding 3-methyl-2-oxobutanoate hydroxymethyltransferase: MGKTTTATLLEMKRQGEKITVLTAYDWATAKLLDEAGVDVLLVGDSLGMVMLGLENTLSVTMEDMLHHCRAVARGAQRSLLVGDMPFMSYQVSPEQALVNAGRFLQEAGMHAVKVEGGREILPAVRKMTQNGIPVLGHVGLTPQHVHQLGGFKVQGRTDAAAQRIREDAVALEEAGAFGLVLECVPARLAQTISEQLTIPTIGIGAGPGCDGQVLVFHDVVGLYDRFTPKFVKKYAQVGALMGDAVREYVQEVKAGTFPGEEHVFK, encoded by the coding sequence GTGGGCAAAACGACCACGGCCACGCTCCTGGAAATGAAGCGCCAGGGCGAGAAAATCACCGTTTTGACGGCCTATGACTGGGCCACGGCCAAACTGCTGGACGAGGCCGGGGTGGACGTCTTGCTGGTTGGCGACTCCCTGGGCATGGTCATGCTCGGCCTGGAGAACACCCTGTCCGTGACCATGGAAGACATGCTCCACCACTGCCGGGCCGTGGCCCGGGGGGCGCAGCGCTCTCTCTTGGTGGGCGACATGCCCTTCATGAGCTACCAGGTTTCGCCGGAGCAGGCCCTGGTCAACGCCGGACGGTTCCTGCAAGAAGCCGGGATGCACGCGGTCAAGGTGGAGGGCGGACGGGAAATCCTGCCCGCCGTGCGCAAGATGACCCAAAACGGCATCCCCGTCCTGGGCCACGTCGGCCTGACGCCCCAGCACGTCCACCAACTCGGCGGATTCAAGGTCCAGGGCCGGACCGACGCCGCGGCCCAACGCATCCGGGAAGACGCCGTTGCCCTGGAGGAAGCCGGGGCCTTCGGCCTGGTCCTGGAATGCGTCCCAGCCCGCCTGGCCCAGACCATCTCCGAACAATTGACCATCCCGACCATCGGCATCGGCGCCGGACCGGGCTGCGACGGCCAGGTCCTGGTCTTCCACGACGTTGTCGGCCTCTACGACCGCTTTACCCCGAAATTCGTAAAAAAATACGCTCAGGTCGGCGCCCTGATGGGCGACGCGGTGCGGGAATACGTTCAGGAGGTCAAGGCCGGGACGTTTCCGGGGGAGGAGCATGTTTTCAAATGA
- a CDS encoding glycosyltransferase family 2 protein, which translates to MLSTPRSPSALWPLAVSCILPVYNEEGCLEALLNELTAQLNGLGRPSEIICVDDCSRDGSLALLTRLRTDHHRLRIVRHTRNLGQSAAFATGFQVARGQILITMDADMQHDPTDIPRLLRALTPETDMVCGIRANRRDNWIKRVSSRLANRFRDMVSGDRIADAGCTFRALRRTALPELLVFNGMHRFLPTLLRCRGLTVVELPINHRPRISGVSKYGIGNRLWRGLLDCVAVRWYARRAIPARRWEHVPNPVSPPHD; encoded by the coding sequence ATGCTCTCCACTCCCCGCTCCCCATCCGCCCTTTGGCCACTGGCCGTTTCCTGCATCCTGCCGGTCTACAACGAAGAAGGCTGCCTGGAAGCGCTTCTCAACGAGCTGACGGCGCAGCTGAACGGACTGGGACGGCCCTCTGAAATCATCTGCGTGGACGATTGCAGCCGGGACGGCAGCCTGGCCCTGCTGACCCGGCTGCGCACCGACCACCACCGGCTTCGAATCGTCCGGCATACCCGCAACCTGGGCCAGAGCGCGGCCTTCGCCACCGGGTTCCAGGTCGCCCGGGGCCAAATTCTGATCACCATGGACGCGGACATGCAGCACGACCCGACGGACATCCCCCGGCTGCTGCGCGCCCTGACCCCGGAAACGGACATGGTTTGCGGCATCCGGGCCAACCGTCGGGACAACTGGATCAAGCGCGTTTCCTCCCGGCTGGCCAACCGGTTCCGGGACATGGTCTCCGGGGACCGGATCGCGGACGCCGGCTGCACGTTCCGTGCTCTGCGCCGAACCGCCCTGCCGGAGCTCCTGGTGTTCAACGGCATGCACCGCTTTTTGCCCACCTTGCTGCGTTGCCGGGGCCTGACCGTGGTCGAGCTGCCCATCAACCACCGTCCCCGGATCAGCGGCGTTTCCAAGTACGGGATCGGCAACCGCCTCTGGCGCGGGCTGCTGGACTGCGTCGCCGTGCGCTGGTACGCTCGTCGGGCCATCCCGGCACGGCGCTGGGAGCACGTTCCCAACCCCGTCTCGCCGCCCCATGACTGA
- a CDS encoding ABC transporter ATP-binding protein — MLSLKNVIKYFHRGSVNEVLALQNVSLEVRRGDFICIIGSNGAGKSTLLNCLAGCFFPDQGSILLDDRDITGWPEYKRAKFIGRVFQDPLLGTCASMSIEQNLALALRRGRFRGLSAGVRRLDRDLFREKLRMLDLGLEDRFQDAVGLLSGGQRQALTMVMATLVRPDILLLDEHTAALDPKTGQQILELTDRLVESMELTTLMVTHNMHQALRMGNRLIMMHRGEIILDITGEEKKRLKVDDLLARFYSLKQDAFASDKMLLV; from the coding sequence ATGCTGTCCTTGAAAAACGTCATCAAGTACTTTCACCGGGGCAGCGTCAACGAAGTCCTGGCCCTGCAAAACGTCTCTCTGGAAGTTCGTCGCGGGGACTTTATCTGCATCATCGGTTCCAACGGGGCCGGGAAGTCTACCTTGCTGAACTGCCTGGCCGGATGTTTTTTCCCGGATCAGGGCAGCATCCTCCTGGATGATCGGGACATCACCGGCTGGCCGGAATACAAGCGGGCCAAGTTCATTGGCCGGGTTTTCCAGGACCCGCTGCTGGGCACCTGCGCTTCCATGAGCATCGAACAGAACCTGGCCCTGGCTCTGCGCCGGGGGCGCTTCCGAGGGCTGTCCGCCGGGGTGCGCCGTCTGGACCGGGATCTGTTCCGGGAAAAGCTGCGCATGCTGGACCTGGGGCTGGAGGATCGATTCCAGGACGCCGTGGGGCTGCTTTCCGGCGGGCAACGCCAGGCCCTGACCATGGTCATGGCCACCCTGGTCCGCCCGGACATCCTGCTGCTGGACGAGCACACCGCGGCTCTGGACCCCAAGACCGGCCAGCAGATTCTGGAACTCACCGACCGCCTGGTGGAAAGCATGGAACTGACCACCCTGATGGTCACCCACAACATGCACCAGGCTCTGCGCATGGGCAACCGGCTGATCATGATGCACCGGGGCGAGATCATTCTGGACATCACCGGCGAGGAAAAGAAGCGTCTGAAAGTGGACGACCTGCTGGCCCGGTTCTACAGCCTGAAGCAGGACGCCTTTGCCTCGGACAAGATGCTGTTGGTGTGA
- the ftsY gene encoding signal recognition particle-docking protein FtsY, with protein MEDAPEPGPEEEEDKKQPTAPKGIQPSPSETVTRTVPESLSEPRQEARPEPVSGPVPGPVPESVSEPSPKPALESEEQPDSKARPGLFSRLFSRQPPKPTPTPTPTPEPTRKPEAPAATEQERPSEPGQITEPPAWQAQVMQALRGAEPKLSVWLEHTLSGVETMGDELWERLRFLFRALEAPEDEAELFITKFREWLEDMGYEQVAEFRSELQYRLALALELEDEEDERDRLFLKLSEGLNKTREQLTKRIDALLSAHRKFDDPFWEELEEVLIMADVGHRSAVMLLDRLKARVRGENISESEAFREMLRQELAAIFPAPKVVDLPQGPEIVLVVGVNGVGKTTTIAKLAHRAQMQGRKVLVAAGDTFRAAAMEQLAIWAKRTGADFFSKGEGADPAAVAYEAVDAALQGGHDVVFLDTAGRLHTKVDLMDELRKIKRVLAKKLPGAPHRSLLVVDATTGQNALSQTKLFNEAVSVDEIILTKLDGTSKGGIVVAIALEFNMPISFVGLGEKMEDLRPFSGEDFAKALVN; from the coding sequence GTGGAGGACGCTCCCGAACCGGGACCGGAAGAGGAAGAGGATAAGAAACAACCGACGGCTCCGAAGGGCATTCAGCCTTCTCCCTCGGAAACCGTCACGCGAACTGTTCCGGAATCTCTTTCCGAGCCTCGCCAGGAAGCCAGACCTGAGCCTGTTTCCGGGCCTGTTCCAGGGCCTGTCCCCGAATCCGTTTCCGAGCCTTCTCCGAAACCAGCCCTTGAAAGCGAAGAGCAACCCGATTCCAAGGCTCGCCCGGGCCTGTTTTCCCGACTTTTTTCCCGTCAGCCCCCCAAACCGACACCAACTCCGACACCAACTCCGGAACCGACCCGGAAGCCGGAAGCCCCAGCCGCAACCGAGCAGGAAAGACCTTCCGAACCAGGACAAATAACCGAACCTCCCGCATGGCAGGCCCAGGTCATGCAGGCCCTGCGCGGGGCCGAGCCCAAGCTCAGCGTCTGGCTGGAGCACACCCTGTCCGGGGTGGAGACCATGGGTGACGAGTTGTGGGAACGGTTGCGCTTCCTGTTCCGGGCCCTGGAGGCCCCGGAGGACGAGGCCGAGCTGTTCATCACCAAGTTCCGGGAATGGCTGGAGGACATGGGCTACGAGCAGGTGGCCGAATTCCGGTCCGAGCTGCAGTACCGGCTGGCCCTGGCTCTGGAACTGGAAGACGAGGAGGACGAGCGCGACCGCCTCTTCCTGAAGCTCTCCGAGGGCCTGAACAAGACTCGTGAACAGCTCACCAAGCGCATCGACGCCCTGCTCTCGGCCCATCGCAAGTTCGACGACCCGTTCTGGGAGGAGCTGGAGGAAGTGCTGATCATGGCCGACGTGGGGCACCGCTCCGCGGTCATGCTCCTGGACCGGCTCAAGGCCCGGGTACGCGGGGAAAACATCAGCGAATCCGAGGCGTTCCGGGAAATGCTGCGCCAGGAACTGGCCGCCATCTTCCCCGCGCCCAAAGTCGTCGACCTGCCCCAGGGGCCGGAGATCGTCCTCGTGGTGGGCGTGAACGGTGTGGGCAAGACCACGACCATCGCCAAACTGGCCCACCGCGCCCAGATGCAGGGCCGCAAGGTGCTCGTGGCCGCCGGGGACACCTTCCGGGCCGCGGCCATGGAACAGCTCGCCATCTGGGCCAAGCGCACCGGCGCGGACTTCTTCAGCAAGGGCGAAGGCGCGGACCCGGCCGCCGTGGCCTACGAGGCCGTGGACGCGGCGCTGCAAGGCGGTCACGACGTGGTCTTTCTGGACACCGCGGGCCGGCTGCACACCAAGGTCGATCTGATGGACGAACTGCGCAAGATCAAGCGCGTCCTGGCCAAAAAGCTTCCCGGTGCGCCCCACCGCAGCCTGCTGGTGGTGGACGCCACCACCGGGCAGAACGCCTTGTCCCAGACCAAACTGTTCAACGAGGCGGTCAGCGTGGACGAGATCATCCTGACCAAGCTGGACGGCACCTCCAAGGGCGGCATCGTGGTGGCCATCGCCCTGGAGTTCAACATGCCCATCAGCTTCGTGGGGCTGGGCGAGAAAATGGAAGACCTCCGGCCCTTCAGCGGCGAGGACTTCGCCAAGGCTCTGGTGAACTGA
- a CDS encoding CBS domain-containing protein, which translates to MLKVNDLMTKKVFSLQEHDNVQTARSIMNLGRIRHIPIVDGEERFVGLLTHRDLLAVTISKLADIEDEVQNEIDASIPIHEIMRRDVTTISPDVDLREAAELLLQHKYGCLPVVKKEKLVGILTEADFLKLTISLMDALDKMEA; encoded by the coding sequence ATGCTTAAAGTCAACGATCTGATGACCAAAAAGGTCTTTTCCCTTCAGGAGCACGACAACGTGCAGACAGCCCGCTCGATCATGAACCTGGGCCGCATCCGGCATATCCCCATCGTGGACGGGGAAGAACGCTTCGTCGGCCTGCTGACCCACCGGGATCTCTTGGCAGTAACCATTTCCAAACTGGCCGACATCGAGGACGAGGTCCAGAACGAAATCGACGCCTCCATTCCCATCCATGAAATCATGCGCCGGGACGTGACCACCATTTCCCCGGACGTCGACCTGCGCGAGGCCGCGGAACTCCTGCTCCAGCACAAATACGGCTGCCTGCCCGTGGTGAAAAAAGAAAAACTTGTGGGTATTTTGACGGAAGCCGACTTCCTCAAGCTGACCATCAGTCTGATGGATGCCCTGGACAAGATGGAGGCATGA
- a CDS encoding ABC transporter permease, translating into MTWYALLGAVEQGLVYGIMVLGVYLTFRVLNFPDLTVDGSLPLGAAVCAVAITSGIDPFLSLFLAMFAGFLAGMVTGFLNTKLGILHLLASILTMIALYSINIRVMSGPNVSLLGRDTILDPLMGMGLPGYLSSIVLFSFIGAAIVIFLIWFLHTEFGQTMLATGDNPRMITSQGVNTHSVIIIGVGLSNAMVAFSGALIAQNQGAADVNMGVGTIVAGLASVIVGETVFGRGGIMRAVIAALLGSILYRLAIAMALSMKLGTFSFTPSDLNLITALLVVLALTAPKIKARFFS; encoded by the coding sequence ATGACCTGGTACGCGCTGTTGGGCGCCGTGGAGCAGGGGTTGGTATACGGAATCATGGTCCTGGGCGTGTACCTGACTTTTCGGGTGCTCAACTTCCCGGATTTGACCGTGGACGGCAGTCTGCCCCTGGGGGCCGCGGTCTGCGCCGTGGCCATCACTTCAGGGATCGACCCGTTCCTTTCCCTCTTCCTGGCCATGTTCGCCGGGTTTCTGGCCGGGATGGTCACCGGGTTTCTGAATACCAAGCTGGGCATTCTGCACCTCCTGGCCTCCATCCTGACCATGATCGCCTTGTATTCCATCAACATTCGGGTGATGAGCGGCCCCAACGTATCTTTGCTGGGCCGGGATACGATCCTCGATCCGCTGATGGGCATGGGCTTGCCAGGGTATTTGTCCTCCATCGTCCTGTTTTCGTTCATCGGCGCGGCCATCGTGATCTTCCTGATCTGGTTTCTGCATACGGAGTTCGGCCAGACCATGCTGGCCACGGGGGATAATCCCCGGATGATCACCAGCCAGGGTGTGAATACGCACAGCGTGATCATCATCGGCGTGGGGCTATCCAACGCCATGGTGGCCTTCAGCGGTGCGCTGATCGCCCAGAACCAGGGCGCGGCGGACGTGAACATGGGCGTGGGAACCATCGTGGCCGGGCTGGCATCGGTGATCGTGGGCGAGACGGTCTTTGGCCGGGGCGGAATCATGCGCGCCGTGATCGCGGCCCTGCTCGGCTCGATTCTTTACCGTCTGGCCATTGCCATGGCCCTAAGCATGAAGCTGGGCACCTTTTCCTTCACTCCCAGCGACTTGAATCTGATCACGGCATTGCTGGTGGTCCTGGCGCTCACCGCGCCGAAAATCAAGGCCCGGTTTTTCTCATGA
- a CDS encoding ABC transporter substrate-binding protein: MMNRFVLSACLVLLFGMSVSAGAEQAKVVSVNQFVEHPALDSVLRGFQDQLREEGFQVDYRVHNAQANMATANLIAQQIVGERPDLVLAIATPSAQAMAQTVKKNPSMQKTPILFSAVTDPLGAGLVKDLQNPGENITGTSDLTPMDQHLALIREFHPELTSLGVIYNSGEANSRALVDLLKAETDKAGIKLEEATVARSSDVFQASRSLVGRAQAVYVPTDNTVVSAFEALAKVCQDNKLPLYAADVDSVPRGAVAALGFDYYEHGRQAGAMAGRIFRGADPASTPVETQQELELHINLPAAQAMGVTIPQALLDRAGKILE; the protein is encoded by the coding sequence ATGATGAACCGTTTCGTCTTGTCGGCATGTCTTGTTTTGTTGTTCGGGATGTCCGTTTCGGCCGGCGCGGAGCAGGCGAAAGTCGTCTCCGTCAACCAGTTCGTCGAGCATCCGGCCCTGGATTCCGTGCTGCGCGGTTTTCAGGACCAACTGCGTGAAGAAGGGTTTCAGGTCGACTATCGGGTGCACAATGCCCAGGCCAACATGGCCACGGCCAATCTGATCGCCCAGCAGATCGTGGGCGAGCGTCCGGACCTGGTACTGGCCATTGCCACGCCTTCGGCCCAGGCCATGGCCCAGACCGTGAAAAAGAACCCTTCGATGCAGAAGACGCCCATCCTGTTCAGTGCCGTGACCGATCCCCTGGGCGCCGGGCTGGTCAAGGATCTGCAAAATCCTGGTGAGAACATCACCGGCACTTCGGACCTGACCCCCATGGACCAGCACTTGGCCCTGATTCGGGAGTTTCATCCGGAATTGACCTCCCTGGGCGTGATCTACAATTCCGGGGAAGCCAATTCCCGTGCCTTGGTGGATCTGCTCAAGGCCGAGACGGACAAGGCCGGGATCAAACTGGAGGAGGCCACCGTGGCCCGGTCCAGCGACGTGTTCCAGGCCTCCCGCAGCTTGGTGGGCCGAGCTCAGGCCGTTTACGTACCCACGGACAACACCGTGGTCTCTGCCTTCGAGGCCCTCGCCAAGGTCTGCCAGGACAACAAGCTGCCCCTGTACGCCGCGGACGTGGATTCCGTGCCCCGTGGCGCGGTGGCCGCGCTGGGCTTCGATTATTACGAGCACGGCCGTCAGGCCGGAGCCATGGCCGGGCGCATCTTTCGCGGGGCCGATCCGGCGAGTACCCCGGTGGAAACCCAGCAGGAACTCGAACTGCACATCAATCTCCCAGCGGCCCAGGCCATGGGCGTGACCATCCCCCAGGCACTCCTGGACCGGGCAGGGAAGATTCTCGAATAA